One segment of Pseudanabaena sp. PCC 6802 DNA contains the following:
- a CDS encoding IS5 family transposase, with protein MNYIIAQTLPAAHFKRRFGIETNTFKAIVKVLKPEWRATPTPGAKPKLGLEDRILVAFEYWREYRTYFHIATSWGISESTVCRIVHWVEETLIRSRRFRLPGKRQLVRGFGIPTVAIVDVTETRIERPKRHQRAFYSGKQKGHTLKCQLIIDALTGQIICTFFGKGRRHDFKLFKASGIHFHPQTESLQDKGYQGIQKLHLYCRLPHKKPKGGQLTPEQKAFNRQLARQRVGIEHVNRRLKIFRILSGRYRNRRHRFGLRCNLIAGLYNFERSQGSSVG; from the coding sequence ATGAACTATATAATAGCGCAAACCCTACCTGCTGCACACTTTAAGCGTCGATTTGGTATCGAGACTAATACGTTCAAAGCAATTGTGAAAGTGCTTAAACCAGAGTGGCGAGCAACGCCAACACCTGGAGCCAAGCCTAAACTCGGACTAGAAGACCGCATATTGGTTGCCTTCGAGTATTGGCGGGAATATCGCACCTACTTTCACATCGCCACTAGTTGGGGCATCAGCGAGTCTACAGTTTGTCGAATAGTGCATTGGGTAGAGGAGACTTTAATCCGCTCACGTCGCTTTCGACTACCTGGGAAGCGCCAGTTGGTGCGGGGCTTTGGGATACCTACAGTCGCGATCGTTGATGTGACTGAAACTCGCATTGAGCGTCCTAAGCGGCACCAACGTGCCTTTTATAGCGGCAAACAGAAAGGGCACACGCTCAAATGTCAACTCATAATTGACGCTCTTACTGGGCAGATTATCTGTACGTTTTTCGGCAAGGGGCGACGGCATGATTTCAAGCTGTTCAAAGCTTCTGGCATCCATTTCCATCCTCAAACCGAGAGTTTGCAGGACAAGGGTTATCAAGGCATCCAGAAACTGCATCTCTACTGCCGCTTACCCCACAAGAAACCGAAAGGTGGTCAGCTTACGCCTGAGCAGAAAGCGTTCAACCGCCAACTTGCGCGCCAACGGGTTGGCATTGAGCATGTTAATCGCCGCTTGAAGATCTTCCGCATCTTATCTGGACGCTATCGCAATCGTCGTCACCGCTTTGGTTTGCGTTGCAATCTAATTGCTGGTCTCTACAATTTTGAACGCTCTCAAGGCTCCTCAGTTGGCTAA
- the cobT gene encoding nicotinate mononucleotide-dependent phosphoribosyltransferase CobT: MQITTIRAYTQLSEADRWLQTYRGRQPVFACVLGFTATGLIPGISAAGATPESRRYTAIADAEFLATGQNIHFPLPPLVSGASPVLISRAVVAGQNLPLYIFNAGLLAPPTVEHIDLDGKPANCLSTGRALPLATVMHLWQQGLIWGEQLARQGAYVILSECVVGGTTTALAVLTALGINAQDKVNSSHPICNHGQKWELVRQGIQNAKLAKPATAWEIAAAVGDPMQIVAAAIAIAASRHVGVLLAGGTQMLAVYALARATRKIWNPERIVVGTTRWVAEDPTGDTVGLAENIGDVPLLAAQLSFTNSYYPQLRAYEQGFVKEGVGAGGAAIAASLYQGWTQADLLQRIEALMAGQLGMNH; the protein is encoded by the coding sequence ATGCAAATCACCACGATCCGAGCGTATACGCAATTGTCTGAAGCCGATCGCTGGCTGCAAACCTATCGCGGTCGCCAACCAGTCTTTGCTTGCGTGTTAGGGTTTACGGCAACTGGCTTAATTCCGGGGATCTCCGCTGCTGGGGCAACGCCGGAATCGCGGCGATATACGGCGATCGCCGATGCTGAGTTTCTAGCAACAGGTCAGAATATTCATTTCCCCCTGCCACCTTTAGTTTCTGGAGCTTCACCAGTTTTGATTTCGCGTGCAGTAGTAGCAGGGCAGAATTTACCTCTGTATATTTTCAATGCCGGGTTACTCGCACCGCCAACCGTAGAGCATATCGATCTAGATGGGAAGCCTGCGAATTGTTTAAGTACGGGACGGGCTTTACCTTTAGCTACAGTAATGCATCTCTGGCAGCAGGGTCTGATCTGGGGAGAGCAACTGGCACGACAGGGCGCATATGTAATTCTCAGTGAATGCGTTGTGGGAGGCACGACTACGGCTCTGGCCGTACTGACCGCATTGGGAATTAACGCTCAAGACAAGGTGAATAGCTCCCATCCTATTTGCAACCACGGTCAAAAGTGGGAATTAGTCCGACAGGGCATCCAAAATGCCAAGCTGGCAAAACCTGCAACCGCGTGGGAGATTGCGGCAGCGGTCGGCGATCCGATGCAAATTGTAGCGGCTGCGATCGCGATCGCAGCTAGTCGTCATGTCGGCGTGTTGCTGGCAGGTGGGACGCAAATGCTGGCGGTGTACGCCTTGGCGAGGGCTACTCGCAAGATCTGGAATCCAGAACGGATTGTGGTAGGTACGACGCGGTGGGTGGCGGAAGATCCCACCGGCGATACGGTGGGTTTGGCGGAAAATATTGGCGATGTGCCGCTCCTGGCTGCTCAACTCAGTTTCACCAATTCCTATTATCCACAGTTACGCGCCTACGAACAGGGATTCGTCAAAGAAGGGGTAGGAGCGGGGGGAGCGGCGATCGCCGCTTCTCTCTATCAAGGATGGACGCAAGCAGATTTGCTACAGCGCATTGAAGCACTGATGGCTGGACAATTAGGCATGAACCATTAG
- a CDS encoding SAM-dependent methyltransferase — MIATSQTSSIDRYLPLWGDINQKNPLAYKTTRLAVSAVNAVQMAVAEAYINGLEVPDAALISLFKTCMPVFFKHFPALLAPYEWVLQETEHMAEGSKDLMDIQYDLPQEMLNVMLGDSDIIYPKYSMGLWEKGAENLEQSQMQMIDDLIEKLDIQDGDRILDFGCGWGCVPNYIMSKFPNVQFTGLNLSHHQCNYMRQKMQDPKSQLSSGRFTLLEMDLNDARFDTKFDKILSVGVFCHVGNLTQSFQKLASFLKPGGKVFIHIITVRTPNNISSPFTHKYIFPHGRYWNFDAVPSHNKDLKTIKRWYLNGINYHKTFFTWLQNFDAHQSTVKDLNYNMDYAKFRRIWRFYLMWLGTNFATCDGEYNGNGQFLMVHA, encoded by the coding sequence ATGATCGCTACATCGCAAACATCATCCATCGATCGCTATCTACCCCTTTGGGGCGATATCAATCAAAAAAATCCTCTCGCCTACAAAACAACGCGCTTGGCAGTTTCAGCCGTAAATGCCGTACAGATGGCAGTAGCAGAAGCCTATATTAATGGATTGGAAGTGCCGGATGCCGCATTAATCTCTCTATTTAAAACCTGCATGCCCGTCTTTTTTAAGCACTTCCCAGCTCTACTCGCCCCCTACGAGTGGGTTTTACAAGAGACCGAGCATATGGCAGAAGGATCTAAAGATCTAATGGACATCCAATATGACTTGCCTCAGGAAATGCTAAACGTCATGCTCGGTGATAGCGACATTATTTACCCCAAGTACAGTATGGGCTTGTGGGAAAAAGGAGCGGAGAACCTCGAACAATCCCAAATGCAGATGATCGACGACTTAATTGAGAAGCTCGATATTCAAGATGGCGATCGCATTCTCGATTTTGGCTGCGGTTGGGGCTGCGTGCCAAATTACATCATGTCTAAGTTCCCCAACGTGCAGTTTACGGGATTGAATCTCAGTCACCATCAATGCAACTACATGCGGCAAAAGATGCAAGATCCCAAGAGCCAACTCAGTTCCGGTAGATTTACCCTATTGGAGATGGATTTAAACGATGCTCGCTTCGATACAAAATTCGACAAAATTCTCTCCGTTGGCGTGTTCTGTCATGTGGGAAATCTCACGCAATCGTTCCAAAAGCTAGCTTCGTTCTTGAAGCCGGGCGGGAAGGTGTTTATCCACATCATTACCGTGCGCACTCCCAACAACATCTCCAGCCCGTTCACGCACAAATATATTTTCCCTCACGGACGCTATTGGAATTTCGATGCCGTACCCAGCCATAATAAAGATCTCAAAACAATTAAACGCTGGTATCTCAATGGAATCAACTATCATAAAACATTCTTTACCTGGCTGCAGAACTTTGACGCACACCAATCTACGGTGAAAGATTTAAACTACAACATGGACTATGCCAAGTTCCGCCGGATCTGGCGATTTTATTTGATGTGGTTGGGGACTAATTTCGCCACCTGCGATGGCGAATATAACGGCAACGGTCAATTCCTAATGGTTCATGCCTAA
- a CDS encoding RNA-guided endonuclease InsQ/TnpB family protein: MLNLTYSYRIYPGLDQEAMMLDWLEQCRRVYNYALAERKDWINSRKCPVNACSIRQEYIIPADTPYPDYYKQQNALTKAKEEIPELKAVHSQVLQDALKRLDKSFKFMQERGFGFPRFKKFGQYRSFVFPQFKSNPVNGFEIKLPKVGAMPINLHRPIPEGFEVKQVRVVFKSSGWYAQLILQADVSVPEPMPHGEPIGIDLGLEKFLAVSNGKLVERPRFFVDLQSKLRWLQRKLSNKKKGSANYRKISAKIRALHEHIYNVRREFHFLTAHSLCDIAGTIFAEDLNLKMSSRGMLAKHCLDAAWGSFLEILKWVSWKRGIYFAKVDPNGTSQTCPQCGTHTGKKELSERVHHCGECGYVTDRDIAAAQVVMQRGLLFVADGQSVILPVEEGCLGTPMKQETSRAILGSQHRTR, translated from the coding sequence ATGTTGAACTTGACCTACAGCTACCGAATCTATCCAGGACTTGACCAAGAAGCAATGATGCTCGACTGGTTGGAGCAATGCCGTCGTGTTTACAACTACGCCCTAGCAGAGCGAAAAGACTGGATCAACTCGCGTAAATGTCCGGTCAACGCTTGCAGTATCAGACAGGAATACATCATCCCTGCTGATACACCCTATCCCGACTACTACAAACAGCAAAACGCACTGACCAAAGCAAAAGAGGAGATTCCAGAACTCAAGGCAGTTCACTCTCAGGTCTTGCAAGACGCTTTGAAGCGACTGGATAAGTCGTTCAAGTTTATGCAGGAGAGAGGATTTGGATTTCCTCGATTCAAAAAGTTTGGTCAGTATCGCTCGTTTGTGTTTCCACAGTTCAAATCGAATCCAGTCAACGGATTTGAAATAAAACTGCCGAAAGTTGGAGCCATGCCCATCAACCTGCATCGACCAATTCCAGAAGGATTTGAGGTCAAGCAAGTTCGAGTTGTGTTCAAGTCATCGGGATGGTATGCTCAACTGATTCTGCAAGCCGATGTTTCCGTTCCTGAGCCAATGCCTCATGGTGAACCCATTGGCATTGATTTGGGATTGGAAAAGTTCTTGGCAGTGAGCAACGGCAAATTGGTAGAACGCCCTCGCTTTTTCGTGGATTTGCAAAGCAAGCTTCGATGGCTGCAACGCAAATTGAGCAATAAGAAAAAGGGTTCTGCGAATTACCGGAAGATAAGCGCCAAGATTCGCGCATTGCATGAACACATTTACAACGTTCGTCGTGAGTTTCATTTCCTGACGGCGCACTCGCTCTGCGACATTGCTGGGACGATCTTTGCTGAGGATTTGAACCTCAAGATGAGCAGTCGCGGCATGTTGGCAAAGCATTGTCTGGATGCTGCTTGGGGAAGTTTCCTGGAAATCCTGAAATGGGTGTCCTGGAAACGGGGTATTTACTTCGCTAAAGTTGACCCCAATGGGACAAGCCAGACTTGTCCCCAATGTGGGACGCATACCGGGAAAAAGGAACTAAGCGAACGGGTGCATCATTGTGGCGAGTGTGGATATGTAACGGATCGAGATATTGCTGCTGCTCAAGTGGTAATGCAGCGTGGACTGCTATTTGTAGCCGATGGACAGTCGGTGATACTGCCTGTGGAGGAAGGTTGCTTGGGAACCCCGATGAAGCAGGAAACCTCAAGAGCGATCTTGGGAAGCCAGCACCGTACCCGCTAG
- a CDS encoding pentapeptide repeat-containing protein, which yields MNSGFTDRVSLELLQSYAAGKRDFSKTNLVGADLLGADLLGVNLTKADLRRANLMLAYLIKANLTNANLTGIKLNGAMLNQANLTNANLSDADLHGASLQRANLFGANMSLANLMDVNLAEADLRSANLSGANLRCAILRGALLRDERGYASANLRGANLQKADLSGANLSGAALSGVDLSGACLRDTTLSKADLSGANLNSADMRGVNLGEANLAKANLVGSNLAEANLARANLEQATLSEVNLNGANMSKATLGGCDLSLASLQQAVLSGVNLSRANLTKANLREASLVDADLARANLSRADLSNAILTRAEISGANLLGAILSGATMPDGKSHS from the coding sequence ATGAATTCAGGTTTTACCGATCGCGTTTCACTAGAGCTTTTACAAAGTTATGCCGCTGGGAAAAGAGATTTCAGCAAAACCAATTTGGTTGGGGCAGATCTTTTGGGAGCAGATCTTTTGGGGGTCAATCTCACCAAAGCAGATCTGCGGCGAGCCAATCTCATGCTTGCCTATCTGATTAAAGCCAATCTGACTAATGCCAACCTGACTGGCATTAAGCTCAACGGTGCTATGCTCAATCAGGCAAACCTGACTAACGCCAACCTTAGCGATGCCGATCTGCACGGCGCTTCTCTACAAAGAGCTAACTTATTTGGCGCGAATATGTCTCTGGCAAACTTGATGGATGTTAACCTGGCTGAGGCCGATCTGCGTAGTGCCAACTTGAGTGGGGCTAATCTGCGTTGTGCCATCCTGCGCGGGGCGCTCTTACGCGATGAACGCGGCTATGCCAGTGCCAATTTAAGGGGAGCTAATCTGCAAAAGGCAGACCTTAGCGGAGCTAACCTCAGCGGTGCAGCGCTGAGTGGTGTCGATCTCAGCGGTGCGTGCCTGCGAGACACTACCTTAAGCAAAGCAGACCTCAGCGGAGCCAACCTGAACAGTGCCGATATGCGCGGTGTAAACCTGGGTGAGGCAAATCTGGCTAAGGCAAACCTGGTTGGCTCAAATTTAGCGGAGGCAAATTTGGCCAGAGCAAACCTGGAGCAAGCTACTCTTAGCGAAGTAAACCTGAATGGTGCCAATATGTCTAAAGCTACTTTGGGGGGCTGCGACTTGAGCTTGGCAAGCCTGCAACAGGCAGTGCTCAGTGGGGTCAATCTCAGTCGCGCTAATTTGACTAAAGCTAATCTTAGGGAGGCAAGTTTAGTAGATGCGGACTTAGCAAGGGCAAATCTGAGCAGAGCCGATCTCAGCAATGCCATACTCACCCGCGCTGAGATTAGTGGAGCCAATCTGTTGGGTGCGATTCTCTCCGGCGCGACGATGCCGGATGGTAAGAGCCATAGCTGA
- a CDS encoding fatty acid desaturase family protein produces the protein MTAEHPIPQAEYAKKLRPFLPAEAFQPDPSKLAILLINIAILIVGWAIATYLDRIPVYLCWLYLPLSVVMGNSVIVLLFSSHDLMHGSVVKNYFWQRSICLLGLSMLWMPPTLWQAVHNRVHHNKTNSLADPDRNYLYSQPNTWGKWIQNLFVPSLLVNPVWLIAGMATAWGIYAFRNLTAVLLFNQESVDYVPAAFTVRPKERAAIAGEFLLICAIHLSIWFYLQFDAIELLLGYFLPIGLGYSGIIFYVYTNHMICPMTEVNDPLANSVSIGVPKFFDLLHLNFSYHTEHHIFPALNSDYYPIVQELLRTHYPERFHYLSASEAWHLLRHTPRHYQDARTFTTWSGQISMPCPLQ, from the coding sequence ATGACTGCAGAGCACCCGATCCCACAGGCGGAATATGCCAAGAAATTGCGTCCCTTCCTACCTGCTGAGGCATTTCAACCCGACCCAAGCAAGCTGGCGATCCTATTGATTAACATCGCAATTTTGATTGTGGGTTGGGCGATCGCGACTTACCTGGATCGCATCCCTGTATACCTATGCTGGTTGTATTTACCCCTCTCGGTGGTAATGGGAAACAGCGTTATCGTATTGCTATTTAGTTCCCACGATCTGATGCATGGCAGTGTCGTTAAGAATTATTTCTGGCAGCGATCGATCTGCTTGCTGGGATTGAGCATGTTATGGATGCCACCGACACTTTGGCAGGCAGTTCACAATCGCGTACACCATAATAAGACCAACTCCCTCGCCGATCCCGATCGCAATTACCTCTACAGTCAGCCCAACACTTGGGGGAAATGGATTCAAAACCTGTTTGTGCCTTCCTTACTCGTAAATCCGGTTTGGCTGATCGCGGGCATGGCAACTGCATGGGGTATCTATGCCTTTCGCAATTTAACTGCAGTTCTGTTGTTCAATCAGGAATCCGTCGATTACGTGCCAGCCGCTTTTACGGTTCGCCCTAAAGAGAGAGCGGCGATCGCTGGGGAATTTCTCCTGATTTGTGCAATTCACCTTAGCATCTGGTTCTACTTGCAATTCGATGCGATCGAACTCCTGCTCGGGTACTTTTTGCCCATCGGGTTGGGCTATAGCGGCATCATTTTCTATGTCTATACAAATCACATGATTTGCCCGATGACAGAAGTTAACGATCCCCTCGCTAACAGCGTCTCCATTGGCGTGCCCAAATTTTTCGATCTCCTGCACCTGAATTTCTCGTATCACACCGAGCACCACATTTTTCCTGCCCTTAACTCTGACTACTACCCCATCGTGCAGGAACTGCTTAGAACTCACTATCCAGAGCGCTTCCATTACCTGAGTGCCAGCGAAGCTTGGCATCTATTAAGGCACACGCCCAGGCACTACCAGGATGCACGCACCTTTACCACTTGGTCTGGACAAATTTCCATGCCGTGCCCGCTGCAATAA
- a CDS encoding beta strand repeat-containing protein — translation MQIATDDDILINGNLSSSDRIDVAAANITSRGSLSGSGITLNSSGALKLESGAITAQDSDKGGTIHLLGEQVDLSGVKIDASGTNGGGTVLIGGDYQGKGSVSNAQRTFVSRDTVINANALQGGNGGRVIVWADDTTRFSGKINARGGSVFGDGGFAEVSGKQNLGFDGITDLTAAQGKTGTLLLDPTDIIVRPGETEYGEPTTYINAQALIEQGASTSLFATRGLTIAVGLDFGDRRGSLSFMAGNDFSSGYIRTNGGSLNINANKITTGDIDTAAENTAGSITMTADDTIVTGSVPAHSENSTAGNVMLNAGNNITVGGELYAFTNGSAISTTKAGNISLASQLGDIAISRFTTAAAKGGLGGRITLNANYGSISTGGVVSYSESNSAGDINLYAEGNIDIGGWMYAFSGADGYLGDGGDITLTSVLGGINVGGYLTAASENGIGGNITLASKDDITTQGIGTYANSSSPNKNAGNIALLTTSGNITTDGYVSAAAGGGNGGAIELNAVRYGSMFNNDKITTQGITTTSQGGNGGAVKLLASSDISTGGITSFSESKSAGDVSLTTTKGDVTVGDVLYAFGGTNGDGGDVTLKTSAGDIGVSGFLTTATTNGKGGSILLDAADGGVIDSGKVTTKGVVSYSEESNGGNITVKGDGDVVLDGRVTSQAVRPGLSGDISITSNAQNITVNGAVRSDSSLGTGGDIAIDAGKFVKVTGSENIDGVDFSIYTDSVDTTEPQGASIKITNSRRITSSPSEFIIGNANINGTSSGVSDGFATFERLIRILCKRSRITKTKETATC, via the coding sequence TTGCAGATTGCTACCGATGATGACATCCTGATTAACGGTAATCTTAGCAGTAGCGATCGCATTGATGTCGCGGCTGCAAATATCACCAGCCGGGGTTCGCTCTCTGGCAGTGGGATTACGCTCAACAGCAGCGGTGCTTTGAAGTTGGAGTCTGGGGCTATTACAGCGCAGGACAGCGATAAGGGAGGCACGATTCATTTACTGGGCGAGCAAGTTGACTTGAGTGGAGTCAAGATTGATGCCTCTGGCACCAATGGTGGCGGTACGGTCTTGATTGGTGGCGATTATCAGGGCAAAGGTAGCGTTTCCAACGCCCAACGCACGTTTGTGAGTCGCGATACGGTAATCAATGCCAATGCTCTGCAAGGTGGGAATGGCGGCAGGGTAATCGTTTGGGCAGACGACACCACCAGATTCTCTGGCAAGATTAACGCCCGTGGTGGTAGCGTGTTTGGCGATGGTGGATTTGCCGAGGTATCGGGCAAGCAAAACCTGGGGTTTGATGGCATCACAGATTTGACAGCGGCGCAGGGCAAAACTGGCACCCTGCTGCTCGATCCCACCGATATTATCGTTAGGCCTGGCGAGACCGAATATGGCGAACCCACCACGTACATCAACGCCCAGGCTTTAATCGAGCAAGGTGCCTCCACCTCGCTATTTGCCACGAGAGGCCTGACAATCGCGGTTGGGTTAGACTTCGGCGATCGCCGTGGTTCGCTTAGTTTTATGGCAGGGAACGACTTTAGCAGTGGGTATATTCGCACCAATGGTGGGAGCTTGAATATCAATGCCAACAAGATTACGACAGGTGACATCGACACTGCGGCTGAGAATACGGCTGGCAGCATTACCATGACTGCCGACGATACTATTGTGACGGGCAGTGTGCCCGCTCATTCGGAGAACTCTACGGCTGGCAACGTAATGCTCAATGCCGGGAATAACATCACCGTAGGCGGGGAACTTTATGCGTTTACTAACGGCTCTGCAATTAGTACCACCAAGGCAGGGAATATTTCTCTAGCCAGCCAGTTGGGTGACATTGCCATCAGTAGATTTACCACGGCGGCAGCCAAGGGAGGGCTTGGTGGTAGGATTACGCTCAATGCTAACTATGGCAGCATCAGTACAGGTGGTGTGGTTTCCTATTCAGAGTCAAATTCGGCGGGTGATATCAACTTGTATGCTGAAGGCAATATTGATATTGGCGGATGGATGTATGCGTTTTCTGGGGCTGATGGCTATTTAGGTGATGGTGGTGATATCACACTCACGAGCGTATTAGGTGGGATTAATGTGGGGGGCTATCTTACCGCAGCTTCGGAAAATGGCATTGGCGGCAATATTACGTTGGCATCAAAGGATGATATCACCACCCAAGGGATTGGTACCTATGCCAATTCCAGCAGTCCTAACAAGAATGCTGGCAATATTGCTTTACTAACAACATCGGGGAATATCACGACGGATGGCTATGTTAGTGCGGCGGCGGGAGGTGGCAACGGTGGTGCGATCGAGTTAAATGCGGTCAGATATGGCAGTATGTTTAACAACGACAAAATTACAACTCAGGGCATCACCACTACTTCGCAGGGTGGTAATGGTGGTGCAGTCAAACTGTTAGCTTCTAGTGATATTTCTACGGGTGGGATTACTTCTTTTTCGGAGTCAAAGTCGGCTGGAGATGTGAGTCTGACTACTACAAAGGGCGATGTGACAGTTGGGGATGTGTTGTATGCTTTTGGTGGTACTAATGGTGATGGTGGTGATGTCACTCTGAAGACCTCGGCAGGTGATATAGGTGTGAGCGGGTTTCTGACTACTGCTACAACGAATGGCAAAGGCGGTAGTATTTTGCTGGATGCGGCTGATGGCGGTGTTATCGATAGTGGCAAAGTCACAACCAAGGGAGTGGTGTCGTATTCGGAGGAGAGCAATGGTGGCAACATCACGGTGAAGGGTGATGGGGATGTGGTGCTGGATGGGAGGGTGACTAGTCAGGCGGTGCGACCTGGTCTCAGTGGCGATATTTCGATTACTAGTAATGCCCAAAATATTACAGTCAATGGGGCTGTGCGGTCTGATAGCTCTCTTGGCACGGGTGGGGATATTGCGATCGATGCTGGCAAGTTTGTCAAAGTCACTGGTTCTGAGAATATCGATGGCGTTGACTTTAGTATTTACACAGACTCAGTTGATACTACTGAGCCGCAAGGTGCATCTATAAAAATCACAAATAGTCGCCGAATCACCTCCAGTCCAAGTGAATTTATTATTGGTAATGCAAATATAAATGGAACTTCTAGTGGAGTGTCAGATGGATTTGCCACCTTTGAGAGACTGATCAGAATTTTGTGTAAGCGGTCTAGAATCACAAAAACCAAGGAGACCGCAACATGTTAA